Proteins encoded in a region of the Populus nigra chromosome 3, ddPopNigr1.1, whole genome shotgun sequence genome:
- the LOC133689880 gene encoding protein FAR-RED IMPAIRED RESPONSE 1 isoform X1 gives MMTERNHKMIDDMIDLQDNVPADDVVGGNIVGVVDVVHSRDVAVVDSPKRAVAMFEGDVNYELCDGIEFGSHEEAYSFYQEYAKSMGFTTSIKNSRRSKKSKEFIDAKFACSRYGITPESDSGNSRRSTVKKTDCKASMHVKRRADGKWIIHEFVKEHNHELLPALAYHFRIHRNVKLAEKNNIDILHAVSERTRKMYVEMSRQSGGDQNFGLVKSEMNMQFEKGRHLALDEGDAQVVLEYFKRVKKENANFFYAIDLNEEQRLRNLFWVDAKSRADYISFNDAVCFETFYVKYHEKLPFAPFVGVNHHCQPILLGCAFIADESRSTFVWLMKTWLRAMGGQAPKVIVTDVDKTLKTAIEEVFPNTRHCFSLWHILERLPETLSHVIKRHENFLPKFNKCIFKSWTDDRFDMRWWKMVTRFELQDDEWIQSLYEDRKKWVPTYMGDTFLAGTSATQRSESMSAFFDKYIHRKITMKEFMKQYGTILENRYEDESVADFDTSHKQPALKSPSPWEKQMSMVYTHAIFKKFQVEVLGVVGCHPKKESEDGTLVTFRVQDCEKDEHFLVTWNQTNSEVCCFCHSFEYKGFLCRHALIVLQICGLSNIPPHYILKRWTKDAKSRQPMAVGTERAQTRVQRYNDLCKLAIEMSEEGSLSEESYNIVLHTLVEALKNCVNVNNRNNSVAESSTYALTHREAEEENQGSLVTKSSKKKNPVRKRKVQSDPDVMLVEAPDSLQQMENLSSEGINLGGYYGTQQNVQGLVQLNLMEPPHDGYYVNQQSMQGLGQLNSIAPSHDGFFGTQQSLHGLGQYDFRPPTGFSYSMQLQDDTHLRSSHMHGSASRHA, from the exons ATGATGACGGAGAGGAATCATAAAATGATTGATGATATGATCGATCTTCAAGATAATGTCCCTGCTGATGATGTAGTGGGTGGAAATATCGTTGGTGTGGTGGATGTGGTGCACAGTAGAGATGTTGCCGTCGTTGATTCTCCGAAAAGGGCTGTTGCTATGTTTGAAGGGGATGTAAACTATGAGCTATGTGATGGTATTGAATTTGGTTCGCATGAGGAAGCATATTCGTTTTATCAGGAATATGCAAAATCTATGGGGTTCACCACTTCGATAAAGAATAGTAGGCggtcaaagaaatcaaaggagTTTATTGATGCTAAATTTGCCTGTTCTAGATATGGAATTACACCAGAGTCTGATAGTGGTAATAGTCGGCGATCAACTGTGAAGAAGACTGATTGCAAAGCCAGTATGCATGTGAAGAGAAGGGCTGATGGCAAGTGGATAATACATGAATTTGTCAAGGAGCATAATCATGAGCTCTTACCTGCTCTAGCATATCATTTTCGAATTCACAGGAATGTGAAATTAGCTGAAAAGAACAACATTGACATATTGCATGCTGTCAGTGAACGAACAAGAAAGATGTATGTCGAGATGTCTCGACAGTCAGGTGGGGATCAAAATTTTGGGTTAGTAAAGAGCGAGATGAATATGCAGTTTGAAAAAGGCCGGCATTTGGCTCTTGATGAGGGTGATGCACAAGTAGTGCTGGAATATTTTAAGCGTGTCAAGAAGGAGAATGCAAACTTCTTCTATGCAATAGATTTGAATGAAGAGCAGCGTCTGAGAAATTTGTTCTGGGTTGATGCAAAAAGCAGGGCAGATTATATTAGCTTTAATGATGCTGTTTGTTTCGAAACCTTCTATGTAAAATACCATGAGAAATTGCCATTTGCTCCTTTTGTTGGGGTGAATCATCACTGTCAGCCAATCTTACTCGGATGCGCATTTATTGCAGATGAGTCTAGATCAACATTTGTTTGGTTAATGAAAACATGGCTTAGAGCAATGGGTGGGCAAGCACCTAAAGTTATAGTCACTGACGTGGACAAAACCTTGAAGACGGCCATTGAAGAAGTCTTCCCAAACACCCGTCACTGCTTTTCTCTTTGGCATATATTAGAAAGATTGCCTGAAACTCTCTCTCATGTGATTAAACGACATGAGAATTTTTTGCCAAAATTCAACAAGTGCATTTTCAAATCATGGACAGATGATCGGTTTGATATGAGGTGGTGGAAAATGGTCACCAGGTTCGAACTTCAAGATGATGAATGGATTCAGTCATTGTATGAAGATCGTAAAAAGTGGGTGCCTACCTACATGGGGGATACTTTTCTAGCCGGAACTTCTGCTACACAGCGTTCTGAAAGTATGAGTGCGTTCTTTGATAAATACATTCATAGGAAAATCACCATGAAAGAGTTCATGAAACAATATGGAACAATTCTAGAAAATAGGTATGAGGATGAGTCCGTTGCAGATTTTGATACTTCCCACAAACAGCCTGCCTTAAAATCTCCTTCTCCTTGggaaaaacaaatgtcaatggTTTATACTCATGCaatattcaagaaatttcaAGTTGAGGTTTTAGGTGTAGTTGGCTGCCATCCTAAAAAGGAAAGTGAAGATGGAACATTGGTGACGTTTCGGGTTCAAGACTGTGAAAAGGATGAACATTTTTTGGTCACATGGAACCAAACAAATTCAGAGGTGTGCTGTTTCTGCCATTCGTTTGAATATAAAGGTTTTCTTTGTAGGCATGCATTGATTGTTCTCCAAATTTGTGGCCTTTCAAACATACCACCTCATTATATTCTGAAGAGGTGGACAAAAGACGCAAAGAGTAGGCAACCAATGGCCGTAGGAACAGAACGGGCACAAACTAGGGTGCAGCGCTACAATGATTTATGCAAATTGGCCATTGAAATGAGCGAAGAAGGATCATTATCTGAAGAGAGTTACAATATTGTTCTCCATACACTAGTAGAAGCGCTGAAGAATTGTGTGAATGTGAATAACCGCAATAACAGTGTAGCAGAATCTAGTACCTATGCTCTGACTCATCGtgaagcagaagaagaaaaccAGGGAAGCCTTGTTACCAAATCAAGTAAAAAGAAGAACCCAGTCAGGAAAAGAAAG GTACAATCAGATCCAGATGTCATGCTTGTTGAAGCACCAGATAGCTTGCAGCAAATG GAAAATCTAAGCTCAGAAGGTATTAACCTTGGCGGATATTATGGTACCCAGCAGAATGTGCAAGGACTG GTACAGTTAAACTTAATGGAGCCGCCTCATGATGGTTACTATGTCAATCAACAGAGCATGCAGGGTCTG GGGCAGCTGAATTCCATAGCACCCAGTCATGATGGTTTTTTTGGGACTCAGCAAAGCTTGCATGGGCTG
- the LOC133689880 gene encoding protein FAR-RED IMPAIRED RESPONSE 1 isoform X2, whose product MMTERNHKMIDDMIDLQDNVPADDVVGGNIVGVVDVVHSRDVAVVDSPKRAVAMFEGDVNYELCDGIEFGSHEEAYSFYQEYAKSMGFTTSIKNSRRSKKSKEFIDAKFACSRYGITPESDSGNSRRSTVKKTDCKASMHVKRRADGKWIIHEFVKEHNHELLPALAYHFRIHRNVKLAEKNNIDILHAVSERTRKMYVEMSRQSGGDQNFGLVKSEMNMQFEKGRHLALDEGDAQVVLEYFKRVKKENANFFYAIDLNEEQRLRNLFWVDAKSRADYISFNDAVCFETFYVKYHEKLPFAPFVGVNHHCQPILLGCAFIADESRSTFVWLMKTWLRAMGGQAPKVIVTDVDKTLKTAIEEVFPNTRHCFSLWHILERLPETLSHVIKRHENFLPKFNKCIFKSWTDDRFDMRWWKMVTRFELQDDEWIQSLYEDRKKWVPTYMGDTFLAGTSATQRSESMSAFFDKYIHRKITMKEFMKQYGTILENRYEDESVADFDTSHKQPALKSPSPWEKQMSMVYTHAIFKKFQVEVLGVVGCHPKKESEDGTLVTFRVQDCEKDEHFLVTWNQTNSEVCCFCHSFEYKGFLCRHALIVLQICGLSNIPPHYILKRWTKDAKSRQPMAVGTERAQTRVQRYNDLCKLAIEMSEEGSLSEESYNIVLHTLVEALKNCVNVNNRNNSVAESSTYALTHREAEEENQGSLVTKSSKKKNPVRKRKVQSDPDVMLVEAPDSLQQMENLSSEGINLGGYYGTQQNVQGLVQLNLMEPPHDGYYVNQQSMQGLGQLNSIAPSHDGFFGTQQSLHGLGQYDFRPPTGFSYSMQDDTHLRSSHMHGSASRHA is encoded by the exons ATGATGACGGAGAGGAATCATAAAATGATTGATGATATGATCGATCTTCAAGATAATGTCCCTGCTGATGATGTAGTGGGTGGAAATATCGTTGGTGTGGTGGATGTGGTGCACAGTAGAGATGTTGCCGTCGTTGATTCTCCGAAAAGGGCTGTTGCTATGTTTGAAGGGGATGTAAACTATGAGCTATGTGATGGTATTGAATTTGGTTCGCATGAGGAAGCATATTCGTTTTATCAGGAATATGCAAAATCTATGGGGTTCACCACTTCGATAAAGAATAGTAGGCggtcaaagaaatcaaaggagTTTATTGATGCTAAATTTGCCTGTTCTAGATATGGAATTACACCAGAGTCTGATAGTGGTAATAGTCGGCGATCAACTGTGAAGAAGACTGATTGCAAAGCCAGTATGCATGTGAAGAGAAGGGCTGATGGCAAGTGGATAATACATGAATTTGTCAAGGAGCATAATCATGAGCTCTTACCTGCTCTAGCATATCATTTTCGAATTCACAGGAATGTGAAATTAGCTGAAAAGAACAACATTGACATATTGCATGCTGTCAGTGAACGAACAAGAAAGATGTATGTCGAGATGTCTCGACAGTCAGGTGGGGATCAAAATTTTGGGTTAGTAAAGAGCGAGATGAATATGCAGTTTGAAAAAGGCCGGCATTTGGCTCTTGATGAGGGTGATGCACAAGTAGTGCTGGAATATTTTAAGCGTGTCAAGAAGGAGAATGCAAACTTCTTCTATGCAATAGATTTGAATGAAGAGCAGCGTCTGAGAAATTTGTTCTGGGTTGATGCAAAAAGCAGGGCAGATTATATTAGCTTTAATGATGCTGTTTGTTTCGAAACCTTCTATGTAAAATACCATGAGAAATTGCCATTTGCTCCTTTTGTTGGGGTGAATCATCACTGTCAGCCAATCTTACTCGGATGCGCATTTATTGCAGATGAGTCTAGATCAACATTTGTTTGGTTAATGAAAACATGGCTTAGAGCAATGGGTGGGCAAGCACCTAAAGTTATAGTCACTGACGTGGACAAAACCTTGAAGACGGCCATTGAAGAAGTCTTCCCAAACACCCGTCACTGCTTTTCTCTTTGGCATATATTAGAAAGATTGCCTGAAACTCTCTCTCATGTGATTAAACGACATGAGAATTTTTTGCCAAAATTCAACAAGTGCATTTTCAAATCATGGACAGATGATCGGTTTGATATGAGGTGGTGGAAAATGGTCACCAGGTTCGAACTTCAAGATGATGAATGGATTCAGTCATTGTATGAAGATCGTAAAAAGTGGGTGCCTACCTACATGGGGGATACTTTTCTAGCCGGAACTTCTGCTACACAGCGTTCTGAAAGTATGAGTGCGTTCTTTGATAAATACATTCATAGGAAAATCACCATGAAAGAGTTCATGAAACAATATGGAACAATTCTAGAAAATAGGTATGAGGATGAGTCCGTTGCAGATTTTGATACTTCCCACAAACAGCCTGCCTTAAAATCTCCTTCTCCTTGggaaaaacaaatgtcaatggTTTATACTCATGCaatattcaagaaatttcaAGTTGAGGTTTTAGGTGTAGTTGGCTGCCATCCTAAAAAGGAAAGTGAAGATGGAACATTGGTGACGTTTCGGGTTCAAGACTGTGAAAAGGATGAACATTTTTTGGTCACATGGAACCAAACAAATTCAGAGGTGTGCTGTTTCTGCCATTCGTTTGAATATAAAGGTTTTCTTTGTAGGCATGCATTGATTGTTCTCCAAATTTGTGGCCTTTCAAACATACCACCTCATTATATTCTGAAGAGGTGGACAAAAGACGCAAAGAGTAGGCAACCAATGGCCGTAGGAACAGAACGGGCACAAACTAGGGTGCAGCGCTACAATGATTTATGCAAATTGGCCATTGAAATGAGCGAAGAAGGATCATTATCTGAAGAGAGTTACAATATTGTTCTCCATACACTAGTAGAAGCGCTGAAGAATTGTGTGAATGTGAATAACCGCAATAACAGTGTAGCAGAATCTAGTACCTATGCTCTGACTCATCGtgaagcagaagaagaaaaccAGGGAAGCCTTGTTACCAAATCAAGTAAAAAGAAGAACCCAGTCAGGAAAAGAAAG GTACAATCAGATCCAGATGTCATGCTTGTTGAAGCACCAGATAGCTTGCAGCAAATG GAAAATCTAAGCTCAGAAGGTATTAACCTTGGCGGATATTATGGTACCCAGCAGAATGTGCAAGGACTG GTACAGTTAAACTTAATGGAGCCGCCTCATGATGGTTACTATGTCAATCAACAGAGCATGCAGGGTCTG GGGCAGCTGAATTCCATAGCACCCAGTCATGATGGTTTTTTTGGGACTCAGCAAAGCTTGCATGGGCTG